In a genomic window of Sarcophilus harrisii chromosome 4, mSarHar1.11, whole genome shotgun sequence:
- the LOC100922311 gene encoding olfactory receptor 6N2, with product MEQYNHTTVTEFVLLGFPNVDDIQIWLFTLLLVAYLFTIFGNLLIFLVIRLDSALHTPMYHFVSVLSFLELWYTATTIPKMLANLLSETKTISFAGCLLQTYFFHSLGASECYLLTAMAYDRYLAICRPLHYPAIMTPVLCAKMAASCWTCGFLCPISEVILVSRLPFCGYNEIQHIFCDFPPLLSLACKDTSTNVVVDFAINSFIIIITFLFIMASYGRIIGAVLKIKTASGRKKAFSTCASHLIVVLIFFGSIIFMYVRLKKSYSLTLDRTLAVVYSVLTPLVNPIIYSLRNKEIMKAIKRTILQQGRQASPTHA from the coding sequence ATGGAACAATACAATCATACAACAGTGACTGAATTTGTTCTCCTTGGTTTCCCCAATGTAGATGACATCCAGATTTGGCTCTTTACTTTGTTGTTGGTTGCCTACCTCTTTACTATTTTTGgcaatttgctcattttcctggTCATTCGACTTGATTCTGCTCTTCACACCCCCATGTATCACTTTGTCAGTGTCCTTTCCTTTTTGGAGTTATGGTATACAGCCACCACAATCCCCAAGATGCTGGCCAACTTACTTAGTGAGACAAAGACCATTTCCTTTGCAGGTTGCCTCTTGCAGACCTACTTCTTCCATTCCCTTGGGGCTTCTGAATGCTATCTCCTCACAGCCATGGCCTATGACAGGTACTTGGCTATCTGCAGGCCCCTTCACTACCCAGCAATCATGACTCCAGTACTCTGTGCCAAGATGGCTGCAAGTTGTTGGACTTGTGGCTTCCTATGTCCTATCTCTGAAGTTATCTTGGTCTCCAGACTCCCATTTTGTGGCTACAATGAGATACAGCATATCTTCTGTGACTTTCCACCCCTGCTGAGCCTGGCTTGCAAGGACACATCCACCAATGTGGTGGTGGATTTTGCCATCAACagctttattatcattattaccttCCTTTTCATCATGGCATCCTATGGACGAATCATTGGGGCTGTGCTGAAGATCAAGACAGCATCAGGGCGGAAGAAAGCCTTCTCTACCTGTGCTTCCCACCTCATAgtggttctaattttttttggtagcatCATCTTTATGTATGTTCGATTGAAAAAGAGCTATTCACTGACACTTGACCGGACCTTGGCTGTTGTCTATTCTGTGCTCACACCATTGGTCAACCCTATAATTTATAGCCTTCGCaacaaagagatcatgaaagccATTAAGAGAACTATCCTCCAGCAAGGGAGACAAGCTAGCCCTACACATGCTTAG